A stretch of the Argentina anserina chromosome 6, drPotAnse1.1, whole genome shotgun sequence genome encodes the following:
- the LOC126798561 gene encoding zinc-finger homeodomain protein 9-like: MEIAPSITTTASTKSPEADSDTPTRIQPAKPISFSNGVLKRHNPAHLHHHNSNIPVTPVVVSYKECLKNHAASLGGHALDGCGEFMPSPTATPADPTSLKCAACGCHRNFHRRDPEDNIPAVAPATHVIEYQPHHRHHPPPPLIGNRSPNSASPPPISSSYYPSAPHMLLALSTGVSDNPNNHHGGQIVSPGGGTNARKRFRTKFSQKQKDKMFQFAERVGWKMQKRDEDIVHEFCNEIGVDKGVLKVWMHNNKNTFAKRDVISGSGGAANGISPTATARIPDSTGLDQHQLHNMMNGNNNNNNSNDEDDHPNNNSNNGNGGGSLSNIPNPNHHHHHHYQVGGNNHPHGVTNGGSSSSS, encoded by the coding sequence ATGGAGATAGCGCcttccatcaccaccaccgccAGCACCAAGTCCCCGGAAGCCGACAGCGATACACCGACCCGGATCCAGCCGGCCAAGCCCATCTCCTTCAGCAACGGCGTCCTCAAGCGGCACAATCCTGcccacctccaccaccacaaCAGTAACATCCCGGTCACTCCTGTAGTCGTCAGCTACAAAGAATGCCTCAAGAACCACGCCGCCAGCTTGGGCGGCCACGCCCTCGACGGCTGTGGCGAGTTCATGCCTTCCCCTACCGCCACCCCAGCTGACCCCACCTCGCTAAAATGTGCAGCTTGTGGTTGCCACCGAAATTTCCACCGCCGTGACCCGGAGGACAATATTCCGGCGGTGGCTCCCGCGACTCATGTCATCGAGTACCAGCCccaccaccgccaccaccCGCCGCCTCCACTCATCGGCAACCGAAGCCCCAATTCAGCTTCTCCGCCGCCGATCTCCTCCTCCTACTACCCATCAGCTCCCCACATGCTGCTGGCCCTCTCCACGGGAGTGTCTGACAACCCGAACAACCACCACGGCGGTCAAATTGTCTCCCCCGGCGGCGGCACAAATGCGAGGAAGCGGTTCCGGACCAAGTTCAGCCAGAAACAGAAGGACAAGATGTTCCAGTTTGCGGAACGAGTTGGGTGGAAGATGCAGAAGCGCGACGAGGACATAGTACATGAGTTCTGCAACGAAATCGGAGTCGACAAAGGAGTTCTCAAAGTGTGGATGCACAACAACAAGAACACCTTTGCCAAGCGCGACGTCATCAGCGGTAGTGGTGGCGCTGCTAACGGCATTAGCCCCACCGCTACCGCTAGAATTCCCGACAGTACTGGTCTGGATCAGCACCAACTCCACAACATGATGAACGgtaacaacaacaataacaacaGCAATGACGAGGATGATCATcccaacaacaacagcaacaacGGTAACGGTGGTGGGAGTCTGAGCAACATTCCGAACCCgaatcaccaccaccaccatcactaCCAGGTTGGCGGCAATAATCACCCGCACGGTGTCACTAACGGTGGGTcgtcatcttcttcttga